From the Malus domestica chromosome 17, GDT2T_hap1 genome, one window contains:
- the LOC103405439 gene encoding uncharacterized protein, translating into MLLSPSSSTQRSPTKMLDRVLSSRRYAPYADESAVENDVVADESKIKKHLPFSFFTTRITNYLTRTGPVWPCLLILALVLLLIFSLIFNSRRFVCVSPYDPVSRTGFFGFDGLESDFGSLGVPWCRSKHGKTVEWTTKDLIKGLEVFIPVYETRPIKNNMYGMGFDHSFGLWFIAQWLKPDLMIESGAFKGHSTWVLRQAMPDTPIITLTPKHPGKFLKKGPAYVDGNCTYFTGKDFLDFGNVDWGKVMKKHGITDLSRVLIFFDDHQNELKRVTQALKAGFQHIIFEDNYDTGTGDHYSLRQICDQSYIRGGGHSCFKDSDEARIRSKRKKFWEKAVNIEELCGPGEAWWGVRGYMHDNFTKSSKKISYSEHFQNSRFVESILDVYWEVPPVAGPSLTHQTRYDPARAVTPIVEDGRYGLFNRLGLTRLDPSVFNGYTQMVYVQISNQ; encoded by the exons ATGCTACTCTCTCCGTCGAGCTCCACCCAAAGATCCCCCACCAAAATGCTCGATCGCGTCCTGTCCTCGCGCCGATACGCGCCGTACGCAGACGAATCCGCCGTGGAAAACGACGTCGTCGCCGACGAGTCCAAGATCAAGAAGCACctccccttctccttcttcaccACCCGAATCACCAACTACTTGACCCGAACCGGACCCGTCTGGCCCTGCCTCCTCATCCTCGCCCTTGTCCTCCTTCTCATCTTCTCCCTCATCTTCAACTCCCGGAGATTCGTCTGCGTCTCGCCTTACGACCCGGTTTCTCGCACCGGCTTCTTCGGGTTCGATGGCCTCGAATCGGATTTCGGATCACTCGGCGTGCCTTGGT GCAGATCGAAACACGGAAAAACAGTTGAGTGGACAACAAAGGATTTAATCAAGGGCTTGGAAGTATTTATACCTGTATATGAAACCCGACCGATAAAAAACAACATGTACGGGATGGGTTTTGACCACAGCTTTGGGCTCTGGTTCATTGCCCAGTGGCTGAAGCCGGATCTAATGATTGAGAGTGGCGCTTTCAAGGGTcattccacttgggttttgCGACAAGCGATGCCAGACACTCCAATTATTACCCTCACACCCAAGCATCCTGGGAAGTTTCTAAAGAAGGGCCCTGCATATGTTGATGGAAACTGCACTTACTTCACCGGAAaggattttttggattttggaaATGTTGATTGGGGAAAAGTGATGAAGAAACATGGGATTACTGATCTCAGCCGTGTTCTTATTTTTTTTGATGATCATCAGAATGAACTGAAAAG AGTAACGCAGGCTCTGAAAGCTGGTTTTCAGCACATAATTTTCGAGGATAATTATGATACTGGAACTGGAGATCATTATTCCTTACGGCAGATATGTGATCAATCCTATATCAGAG GAGGTGGTCACAGCTGCTTTAAAGACAGCGATGAAGCTAGGATTAGGTCAAAAAGGAAGAAGTTCTGGGAGAAAGCGGTGAATATTGAAGAACTTTGTGGGCCTGGTGAAGCATGGTGGGGTGTTAGAGGATACATGCATGATAACTTTACTAAAAGTAGTAAGAAGATTTCCTATTCAGAACATTTTCAGAATAGTCGGTTTGTGGAATCGATTCTTGATGTTTACTGGGAGGTGCCACCAGTGGCAGGTCCATCCCTCACTCATCAAACTAGATATGATCCTGCTCGTGCCGTAACTCCTATTGTTGAAGATGGCCGGTATGGCTTATTCAATCGGCTTGGCTTAACCAGACTCGACCCTTCTGTATTTAATGGATATACCCAGATGGTTTACGTTCAGATATCAAACCAGTAA
- the LOC103405438 gene encoding auxin-responsive protein IAA21-like has protein sequence MSRPLELDYIGLTETSSSPMERSSEKISSSTSSTFSSTTAEEKRTSSSAINLRETELRLGLPGSHFPDRKKLSGVSIFGKDLEDNNKPNGCSPNPPKNPVSGAKRGFSDAIDGCEKWVFSMGNGSEVDVGKAAVLGSPLAKKEVSSVPLPPKPSAQLEKKKPQASEHAAAPPAAKAQVVGWPPIRSFRKNSMASNLAKNNDDAEGKQGSGCLYVKVGMDGAPYLRKVDLKTYNNYTELSMALEKMFSCFTIGQSSCNGLPERDGLSASRLMDLLNGSEFVLTYEDRDDDWMLVGDVPWQMFTETCRRLRIMKGSEAIGLAPRAVEKCKNRN, from the exons atgtctAGGCCACTGGAGCTTGATTACATAGGCCTAACAGAGACTTCATCTTCTCCAATGGAAAGAAGCTCTGAGAAGATTTCATCTTCCACTTCCTCTACCTTCTCTTCCACAACAGCTGAGGAAAAGAGGACCTCCTCCTCTGCTATCAACCTCAGGGAGACTGAGCTCAGGCTCGGCCTTCCTGGTTCCCACTTCCCTGACAGAAAAAAACTGTCAGGGGTCTCAATTTTTGGGAAAGATTTGGAGGACAACAACAAGCCAAATGGGTGTTCtccaaatcctccaaagaaCCCTGTGTCAGGGGCAAAAAGGGGATTCTCCGACGCCATTGATGGGTGTGAGAAATGGGTTTTCTCCATGGGTAATGGATCTGAGGTTGATGTGGGTAAAGCAGCAGTGTTGGGTTCTCCATTAGCCAAGAAAGAGGTTTCTTCTGTTCCTCTGCCACCAAAGCCATCAGCTCagttggagaagaagaagcctCAGGCCTCTGAGCATGCTGCTGCTCCTCCTGCTGCCAA GGCACAGGTGGTGGGATGGCCCCCAATTCGATCGTTTCGGAAGAACTCCATGGCCTCTAATTTGGCAAAGAACAACGACGATGCTGAGGGCAAACAAGGGTCCGGGTGCCTGTATGTGAAGGTTGGCATGGATGGTGCTCCGTACCTACGAAAGGTTGACCTTAAAACGTACAACAACTACACTGAACTTTCCATGGCTCTGGAGAAGATGTTTAGCTGCTTCACCATTG GGCAGAGCAGTTGTAATGGACTTCCGGAGCGAGATGGTCTGAGCGCGAGTCGTCTGATGGATCTTCTCAACGGTTCTGAATTTGTTCTGACTTATGAGGACAGGGATGATGACTGGATGCTTGTTGGTGATGTTCCTTGGCA GATGTTCACCGAGACCTGTAGGAGGCTGAGGATCATGAAGGGTTCCGAAGCAATCGGTCTAG CTCCAAGGGCTGTGGAGAAATGCAAGAACCGGAACTAA
- the LOC103405436 gene encoding peroxisome biogenesis protein 2, which translates to MSSSSSSNVRPPAQDAWLHAYKSLHPQWQSISHSHQSIIPISISRVNQFDAGRLDIEMSAMLKEQLVKVFSLMKPGMLFQYEAELDAFLEFLIWRFSIWVDKPTPGIALMNLRYRDERAVESRGKVRTGLEGPGLTVAQKLWYCVATVGGQYIWARVQSFSAFRRWGDSEQRSVARGAWILIQRIEGLYKAASFGNLLLFLYTGRYRNLIERVLRARLVYGSPNMNRAVSFEYMNRQLVWNEFSEMLLLLLPLLNSSSMKKLLSPFSKDKSSSSKEDDLTCPICQSSPTVPFLALPCEHRYCYYCLRTRCAAVPAFRCSRCNEAVVAMQRHVGQPKQ; encoded by the exons ATGAGTAGTAGCAGTAGTAGTAATGTTCGACCACCAGCACAAGACGCTTGGCTTCACGCTTACAAGTCCTTACATCCTCAGTGGCAATCCATCTCTCACTCCCACCAG TCAataatcccaatttcaatatcTAGAGTTAACCAATTCGATGCTGGAAGGCTGGACATTGAAATGTCAGCCATGTTGAAGGAACAGTTGGTTAAGGTCTTCTCCTTAATGAAG CCAGGAATGCTATTTCAATATGAAGCAGAACTTGATGCCTTCCTCGAATTTCTTATCTGGCGGTTCTCAATTTGGGTGGATAAACCTACTCCAGGAATCGCTCTCATGAATCTGAGGTATAGAGACGAGCGTGCTGTGGAATCAAGAGGAAAAG TCAGAACGGGTTTGGAAGGACCTGGACTTACAGTTGCACAGAAGCTTTGGTATTGTGTTGCTACTGTTGGTGGTCAATACATATGGGCACGTGTGCAATCATTTTCTGCTTTCCGTAGGTGGGGCGATTCTGAACag AGGTCAGTGGCACGAGGAGCATGGATTCTGATACAACGTATAGAAGGACTTTACAAAGCTGCCTCATTTGGCAACCTGCTTTTATTTCTTTACACAGGAAG GTATAGGAATCtaattgaaagagttttaaGAGCTAGGCTGGTCTATGGAAGCCCTAATATGAACAGAGCAGTTAGCTTTGAGTACATGAACCGCCAGTTAGTATGGAATGAATTCTCG GAGATGTTATTGCTACTACTTCCTCTTCTAAACTCATCCTCTATGAAAAAACTTCTTAGTCCATTTTCGAAAGATAAATCATCGAGTTCAAAGGAGGATGACCTTACTTGCCCCATTTGCCAGTCCAGTCCAACCGTTCCCTTTCTCGCTCTTCCGTGCGAGCACAG ATACTGTTATTACTGCCTTAGGACGCGGTGTGCTGCAGTCCCAGCTTTCCGATGTTCCAGATGCAACGAGGCCGTGGTTGCAATGCAGCGGCATGTTGGCCAGCCAAAGCAATGA
- the LOC103405437 gene encoding protein THYLAKOID ASSEMBLY 8, chloroplastic: MHLLPPPPSCSSPLASMASSLHTNATHFLSPKPVAQTPTRSTTRVSIRCGPRDNRGPLVKGRVLSIEAIQAVQTLKRAQRSDPAQFPALVSKTLSRLIKADLVAALRELLRQDQCHLALQVFSAVRSEYPPDLSVYAEMALALARNEMGEDMDRLICDLETESGVQWGSDKGLIRLIRAVIGADRRESTVRIYKMLKRNGWGSTGFEADEYMVRVLSKGLRRLGEVGLADEVDLKFGSLLKGSLENSSV; this comes from the coding sequence ATGCACCTTTTACCACCTCCAccttcttgctcttctccacTCGCATCCATGGCTTCCTCACTGCACACGAACGCAACCCACTTCCTCTCACCCAAACCAGTCGCACAGACACCTACCCGCTCCACAACCCGCGTTTCCATACGGTGCGGTCCACGCGACAACCGTGGACCTTTGGTCAAAGGTCGGGTCCTCAGCATCGAGGCCATCCAAGCCGTTCAAACCCTCAAACGGGCGCAAAGATCCGACCCGGCCCAATTCCCCGCCCTTGTCTCCAAAACCCTCTCCCGCCTGATCAAAGCCGACCTCGTCGCCGCTCTTAGGGAGCTTCTACGTCAGGACCAGTGCCACCTGGCCCTCCAAGTCTTCTCCGCCGTCCGATCGGAATACCCGCCCGACTTATCCGTTTACGCTGAGATGGCGCTGGCGCTGGCGAGAAATGAGATGGGGGAGGACATGGACCGTTTGATTTGTGATCTGGAGACAGAGAGTGGGGTCCAGTGGGGCAGCGATAAGGGGCTGATAAGGTTGATCAGGGCCGTTATTGGGGCGGATAGGAGGGAATCAACGGTCAGGATTTACAAGATGCTGAAGAGGAATGGGTGGGGGTCCACTGGGTTTGAAGCGGATGAGTATATGGTTAGGGTTTTGAGTAAGGGATTGAGGAGACTTGGGGAGGTTGGGTTGGCTGATGAGGTTGATTTGAAATTCGGGAGCCTTTTGAAGGGTAGTTTGGAGAATTCAAGTGTATAA